A window of the Hordeum vulgare subsp. vulgare chromosome 5H, MorexV3_pseudomolecules_assembly, whole genome shotgun sequence genome harbors these coding sequences:
- the LOC123398948 gene encoding uncharacterized protein LOC123398948 codes for MEFATRGRTAAAVDCVGVGGARRLLDPPPPHGNDADSPQADMAALVFRREQLLHELHKERIRHDMILCELAQTERVMTACLAGWGALRGLPLMTPREEAMYCMPRSSEEASWWYRSPSGPVIPPVYPHVERSPSPVPQRWPVDNAEQQERGSSSRPVVATPSPFPEVQLFRSLSKDPAVEEALVPSATNVVAKPAEQALLHKEVAIESRAALDHEHVAGLKHRHTVQLMQNGIQISEQLKRAAIGKENKAESKDSHAVQLMESGIQISQQLNHVAVGQGSKTEAKDIHRVQLMKSGIQINEQLKRASIGQGSKAEVKDNHAMQLIESGIERSKQLKRVAVGREIKAEVKDNHALQLMESEIQRTEQLNLAAVGKEQEAGLKGGHAVQLLGSGVQTSEELKRAAVGQERKAEAKDSHVAQLMENKIQRSEPPKREIFGQEREAVAKDSHVVKLTENRIQRSEQPKREVSVQQHEGEENDRHAAKLMEESGIRGSEQPKPAKPTMKDCIDERRQLPRQYALPGKEKPPFNEQKRPVLNEPNTQTTPSGVKRRPVFRLDVGTPSPKRQKPLEEWNCTLCQVNLTREEDLMQHKAGELHRLNLAALRSKQKAFGFDLRNHLKGSSHQESTQALHTEAGSHHLKGRGHEESAQTRHAGGGNEEGKRFADCRGTEDPRKELVRRFPFCNLCKVECTSEKVMQSHLAGKKHRENLEARH; via the exons ATGGAGTTCGCCACGCGAGGCCGAACAGCCGCCGCGGTCGACTGCGTTGGCGTCGGCGGTGCCCGACGCCTCCTCGATCCCCCGCCACCGCATG GCAATGATGCTGACTCACCACAGGCAGACATGGCGGCGCTGGTGTTCAGGAGGGAGCAGCTGCTGCACGAGCTCCACAAGGAACGCATCCGCCACGATATGATCTTGTGTGAGCTTGCCCAAACAGAGCGTGTCATGACCGCATGCTTAGCAGGGTGGGGCGCTTTGCGTGGGTTGCCGTTGATGACTCCACGGGAAGAGGCGATGTACTGCATGCCGCGGTCAAGTGAGGAAGCTTCTTGGTGGTACAGGAGCCCCTCGGGGCCTGTGATACCTCCTGTTTACCCGCACGTTGAACGGTCGCCGTCACCAGTGCCGCAACGATGGCCAGTCGATAATGCCGAGCAGCAAGAACGGGGCAGCTCATCTAGGCCAGTTGTAGCAACTCCTTCACCGTTTCCTGAAGTGCAACTATTCCGGTCACTGAGCAAGGACCCTGCAGTGGAAGAAGCTTTGGTACCTTCTGCGACCAATGTCGTTGCCAAACCAGCAGAGCAAGCATTGCTGCATAAGGAGGTGGCAATAGAGAGTCGTGCCgctcttgatcatgaacacgtagcAGGATTGAAGCACAGACACACCGTGCAGCTGATGCAGAATGGAATTCAGATAAGTGAACAGTTAAAGCGTGCAGCCATTGGTAAGGAAAACAAAGCAGAATCCAAGGATAGCCATGCCGTGCAGCTGATGGAGAGTGGAATTCAGATAAGTCAACAGCTAAATCATGTAGCTGTTGGTCAAGGAAGTAAAACAGAAGCGAAGGACATCCATCGTGTGCAGCTGATGAAGAGTGGAATTCAGATAAATGAACAGCTAAAGCGTGCATCCATTGGTCAAGGAAGCAAAGCAGAAGTGAAGGACAACCATGCAATGCAGCTGATTGAGAGTGGAATTGAGAGAAGCAAACAGCTAAAGCGTGTAGCCGTTGGCCGAGAAATCAAAGCAGAAGTGAAGGACAACCATGCCTTGCAGCTGATGGAGAGTGAAATTCAGAGAACTGAACAGCTAAATCTTGCAGCTGTTGGCAAGGAACAGGAAGCAGGATTGAAGGGTGGCCATGCCGTCCAGCTGCTGGGGAGTGGAGTTCAGACAAGCGAAGAGCTAAAGCGTGCAGCCGTCGGTCAGGAACGCAAAGCAGAAGCGAAGGACAGCCATGTCGCGCAGCTGATGGAGAATAAAATACAGAGAAGTGAACCGCCGAAGCGTGAAATTTTTGGGCAGGAACGTGAAGCAGTAGCGAAGGATAGCCATGTCGTGAAGCTGACAGAGAATAGAATCCAGAGAAGTGAACAGCCAAAGCGTGAAGTCTCTGTTCAGCAGCACGAAGGAGAAGAAAATGATAGACATGCTGCAAAGTTGATGGAGGAGAGTGGAATCCGGGGAAGTGAACAGCCAAAGCCTGCAAAGCCTACCATGAAAGATTGTATCGACGAACGGAGGCAACTGCCTCGCCAATATGCGCTGcctggcaaggagaagcccccatTTAATGAGCAGAAGCGACCAGTGTTAAACGAG CCTAATACCCAAACCACACCTAGTGGGGTGAAAAGGAGACCGGTTTTTCGACTGGATGTGGGAACTCCATCACCAAAGAGGCAGAAGCCACTTGAAGAATGGAATTGCACCCTCTGTCAAGTGAACCTGACCCGTGAAGAAGACTTAATGCAACATAAAGCAGGCGAACTACACCGGTTGAACCTTGCGGCGTTGCGGTCCAAGCAGAAAGCCTTTGGATTTGACTTGCGCAACCATCTCAAGGGCAGCAGCCACCAGGAAAGCACGCAGGCCCTGCACACAGAAGCCGGGAGCCACCATCTCAAAGGGAGGGGTCATGAGGAGAGCGCACAGACCCGGCACGCAGGAGGAGGCAATGAGGAGGGCAAGCGTTTCGCTGACTGCAGGGGTACTGAAGATCCGAGGAAGGAGTTGGTAAGAAGATTTCCCTTCTGCAATTTATGCAAAGTGGAGTGCACCAGCGAGAAGGTGATGCAGTCGCATCTCGCCGGGAAGAAACACAGGGAGAACCTTGAGGCACGCCATTGA